From one Dyella sp. 2HG41-7 genomic stretch:
- a CDS encoding phosphatidylglycerophosphatase A, which translates to MSERKVLTTAQRRALLSTPAGWLACGFGSGLAPVAQGTFGSLAAILPWLLLRQLSLPMNVLVIVVGFVIGVWACDVAGRALGVDDHRSLVWDEFVGQWIALLPALVAPWWAVIAGFVLFRLFDVWKPWPIRYLDRHLKGGLGVMVDDVVAGLIAAVLLKMLLSYV; encoded by the coding sequence ATGAGCGAACGCAAAGTTTTGACGACCGCACAACGACGCGCGCTGCTTTCCACCCCAGCAGGTTGGTTGGCGTGCGGTTTCGGTTCGGGCCTTGCGCCAGTCGCGCAAGGTACGTTCGGTTCGCTCGCGGCGATTTTGCCGTGGCTGCTGCTGCGCCAGCTGTCGTTGCCAATGAACGTGTTGGTGATTGTGGTGGGCTTTGTTATCGGCGTGTGGGCCTGCGATGTCGCGGGGCGCGCCTTGGGTGTGGACGATCATCGCAGCCTTGTGTGGGATGAGTTCGTCGGTCAGTGGATTGCGCTGCTGCCTGCGTTAGTCGCACCGTGGTGGGCCGTTATCGCCGGCTTCGTCTTGTTCCGTCTGTTCGATGTGTGGAAACCCTGGCCGATCCGGTACCTGGACCGACATTTGAAGGGTGGTCTTGGTGTGATGGTCGACGATGTCGTCGCCGGGTTGATCGCCGCGGTTCTGCTGAAAATGTTGCTCAGCTACGTGTGA
- the thiL gene encoding thiamine-phosphate kinase gives MEFSLIDRIRERTAQGRDDVRLGIGDDAALLAVPPGQELAVAIDTMIEGVHFPRGTAAADIGWKSLAVNLSDLAAMGATPAWALLALTLQNADVEFIDNFATGFAQLAKAYRLALVGGDTTRGALTVSVAVHGFVPPGKALTRAGAQIGDAVLVTGTLGDAAGGLRLVQQNGRGDAQSDYLIERLNRPTPRIAAGLALRERASACIDISDGLLADLGHICEISGVGADVDADLLPRSSALLDLFDDAVSREFALSGGDDYELCFTVPMRHVAAVQADLAKLGCGATRIGRIVEGDRIHVRDRDGQRLEQSRKGWDHFSA, from the coding sequence ATGGAATTCTCCCTTATCGATCGCATTCGCGAACGCACCGCGCAAGGACGCGACGATGTGCGTCTTGGCATTGGCGATGACGCCGCTTTGCTCGCCGTGCCGCCGGGCCAGGAACTGGCCGTTGCGATCGACACCATGATCGAAGGCGTGCATTTCCCACGTGGCACCGCGGCAGCGGATATCGGCTGGAAATCGCTCGCGGTGAATCTGTCCGATCTTGCCGCAATGGGCGCGACGCCCGCGTGGGCGTTGTTGGCGTTGACCCTACAAAACGCCGATGTCGAATTTATCGATAACTTCGCCACCGGTTTCGCTCAATTGGCGAAGGCGTATCGGCTTGCACTAGTCGGCGGCGACACTACGCGCGGTGCATTGACGGTAAGCGTCGCCGTGCACGGTTTCGTTCCGCCTGGCAAAGCGTTGACGCGTGCGGGTGCGCAAATCGGCGACGCGGTGCTGGTGACCGGAACACTCGGCGACGCCGCTGGCGGCTTGCGGCTGGTGCAGCAAAATGGCCGCGGCGACGCACAATCGGATTACTTGATCGAGCGCCTCAATCGACCTACGCCACGTATCGCCGCAGGCCTTGCCCTGCGCGAACGCGCAAGCGCATGTATCGATATTTCCGATGGCTTGCTTGCCGATCTCGGTCACATCTGCGAAATCAGCGGTGTCGGTGCGGATGTGGATGCCGATCTATTACCGCGTTCTTCCGCGTTGCTCGATCTTTTCGACGACGCTGTATCGCGCGAGTTCGCGCTCAGCGGTGGCGACGATTACGAATTGTGTTTCACCGTGCCAATGCGACACGTCGCCGCGGTGCAGGCCGATCTCGCCAAGCTTGGTTGCGGGGCGACTCGCATCGGACGCATCGTGGAAGGCGATCGCATTCATGTGCGCGATCGCGACGGGCAACGACTCGAACAGAGCCGCAAAGGCTGGGATCATTTCAGCGCATGA
- the nusB gene encoding transcription antitermination factor NusB, translating to MNSRPEGIDLAARSRARRRALQAVYAWQMSGSKMTAVIEQFRHEQDMEVADLEYFEDLLRGVEQNLDTLDEALKPYIDRDVAQIDPVERAALRLAAYELKYRPDVPYRVIINEAIEVTKRFGADHGHSYVNGVLDKLAAQLRTTEKKG from the coding sequence ATGAATTCACGTCCCGAAGGCATCGATCTCGCCGCGCGCTCGCGTGCTCGTCGTCGTGCATTGCAGGCGGTCTACGCCTGGCAGATGAGCGGCAGCAAGATGACGGCGGTGATCGAACAGTTCCGTCACGAGCAAGATATGGAAGTGGCGGATCTGGAGTACTTCGAAGATCTGCTGCGCGGCGTAGAACAAAATCTCGACACGCTCGACGAAGCGCTCAAACCGTATATCGATCGGGATGTCGCACAGATCGATCCGGTCGAGCGCGCGGCGCTGCGTCTGGCGGCCTACGAATTGAAGTATCGACCGGATGTGCCGTATCGCGTGATCATCAACGAAGCGATCGAAGTGACAAAGCGCTTTGGTGCGGACCACGGGCACAGTTACGTGAACGGTGTGTTGGATAAGTTGGCGGCGCAACTGCGTACGACCGAGAAAAAGGGCTAG
- the ribE gene encoding 6,7-dimethyl-8-ribityllumazine synthase, with translation MKTIEGDFATPKGRFAIVAGRFNGFVVEPLVAGARDALVRHGVSDDAIDLIRVPGAWEIGLAAHKLANSGKYAAVIALGAVIRGATPHFDFVAGECAKALTQAALGSGVPVAFGVLTTDTIEQAIERSGTKAGNKGADAAIAALEMVNLYGKL, from the coding sequence ATGAAGACCATCGAAGGCGATTTCGCCACGCCCAAAGGCCGTTTCGCCATCGTCGCCGGCCGATTCAACGGTTTTGTCGTCGAGCCGCTGGTCGCGGGCGCGCGCGACGCGCTGGTGCGCCACGGCGTCAGCGACGACGCCATCGATCTGATTCGCGTGCCAGGCGCGTGGGAAATCGGCCTGGCTGCACACAAGCTGGCGAACTCGGGCAAATACGCCGCGGTGATCGCGCTCGGCGCCGTCATCCGTGGCGCCACGCCGCATTTCGACTTCGTCGCCGGCGAATGCGCCAAGGCGCTCACTCAAGCGGCCCTGGGTTCTGGCGTGCCGGTCGCCTTCGGCGTGCTGACCACCGACACCATCGAACAAGCCATCGAACGTTCTGGCACGAAAGCGGGCAACAAGGGCGCCGACGCCGCCATCGCCGCGCTGGAAATGGTCAATCTGTACGGAAAGCTGTAA
- the ldcA gene encoding muramoyltetrapeptide carboxypeptidase codes for MQAFDTCRVRLIAPSGYPHDRDAMTRGIARLHDAGCVVEAPEVIDRAELRYAGSDTQRASDINGLATLDTLPDIALSIRGGYGATRLLDHLHYDALRERLAGQPIALVGHSDFTALQMALYAKSGIVTFGGPMLGPDFGAQRLSPLTWRHFWRTLSSPQGNASWECNEAVELAVEGPLWGGNLAMLCSLLQTPYFPRIEGGILFVEDIGEPPFRIERLLYQLHLSGVLGRQRALILGDFTQCRPAAYDNGYDLADGFDQIRRIAGIPVLSGMPFGHEADKFTLPFGVPARLRVVGKRASLDFHGYPHLRRPHEPSMG; via the coding sequence ATGCAGGCTTTTGATACCTGTCGCGTTCGCCTGATCGCGCCTTCCGGATATCCGCACGATCGCGACGCCATGACGCGCGGCATCGCACGTCTGCACGATGCCGGCTGCGTGGTGGAAGCGCCCGAGGTGATCGACCGCGCCGAATTGCGCTACGCGGGCAGCGATACGCAACGTGCGAGCGACATCAACGGTTTGGCGACACTCGATACGTTGCCGGATATCGCGCTGTCTATTCGCGGCGGATACGGCGCGACGCGTTTACTTGATCATTTGCACTACGACGCATTACGCGAACGTCTTGCCGGTCAGCCGATCGCGCTCGTCGGTCATAGCGATTTCACCGCGTTGCAGATGGCGTTGTACGCGAAGAGCGGCATCGTCACATTCGGCGGCCCGATGCTTGGTCCGGATTTCGGCGCGCAACGACTCAGTCCGCTCACGTGGCGCCACTTCTGGCGCACGCTGAGCTCGCCGCAAGGCAATGCGAGCTGGGAGTGCAACGAAGCCGTGGAGCTGGCTGTGGAAGGGCCGCTGTGGGGCGGCAATCTCGCCATGCTTTGCAGCCTGCTGCAGACGCCGTACTTCCCACGCATCGAGGGCGGCATTCTCTTCGTCGAGGACATCGGCGAACCGCCGTTCCGCATCGAGCGGTTGCTTTATCAGCTGCATCTGTCGGGTGTTCTTGGCCGACAGCGAGCCCTGATCCTCGGCGATTTCACCCAGTGCCGTCCGGCGGCCTACGACAACGGCTACGACCTGGCGGACGGTTTCGACCAGATTCGCCGCATAGCGGGCATTCCAGTGCTTTCCGGCATGCCGTTCGGGCACGAAGCGGACAAATTCACCCTGCCTTTCGGGGTTCCCGCGCGGCTGCGCGTGGTGGGCAAGCGGGCCAGCCTGGATTTTCACGGCTATCCGCATCTGCGCCGCCCCCATGAGCCGTCGATGGGCTAA
- a CDS encoding glycoside hydrolase family 3 C-terminal domain-containing protein, with product MKLADRSLALPRARTALFTALSLLGAASAFAAQSGASPDDRATKLEKRMSMEDMRHLLQSYNTMVAQQPPGGIGTAGYVSALPKLGIPAQQQNDAGIGVHNYPLDVGPGKQPNHVRGEAGNTTPLPSLIGIAATWNPQIAYAGGRMIGDEAFRQGINILLAGGINLTREPRDGRTFEYLGEDPLLASRIDGAEIRGIQSQHVVSTIKHYAVNDQETNRLTVSSNIDERAMRESDLLAFEMAIEDGHPGSVMCGYNKVNEIWNCSNHHLLVDILKGDWKYLGWVMTDWGADHGPMDAMAGTDQVSGIDLTTGLSIGSMSSSFGAPLTQAIAKGDVTHARVHDMVHRILRSMFAVGLFDHPPVIKPLDVEGDALVSQHAAEQAIVLLKNESRALPLKPTIKTVAIIGGHADAGVLSGGGSAEVWPIGGPAIPAVKGPDWQWKVYDPSSPMKALQKLLPNAKVIYDDGSDPAKAAALAKSSDAAIVFATQWTSEGVDVPNLSLPDKQDALIDAVTVANAHTVVVLENGGPVTMPWLSKVSAVVEAWYPGARGGDAIANVLTGKVNPSGRLPVTFPKDEQQLPRPQITNAQDVDYNIDGAAVGYKWYDKKDLKPLFPFGFGLSYSHFDYSDLHINTDGEHVTVSFKVSNAGDREGMDTPQVYVGMPADSGEAPRRLAGFEKVSLQPGQSRTVSVTIDPRLLAIFDVPGHRWQIAAGDYPIQVGHSSRDFVLKGDATVAAATVAP from the coding sequence ATGAAGCTCGCTGATCGTTCGCTTGCCCTGCCGCGCGCACGCACGGCCTTGTTCACTGCTCTTTCACTTCTCGGCGCCGCGTCGGCGTTTGCGGCGCAAAGCGGCGCGTCGCCGGATGATCGTGCGACCAAGCTGGAGAAGCGCATGTCGATGGAGGACATGCGTCATCTGTTGCAGAGTTACAACACCATGGTGGCGCAGCAGCCGCCAGGCGGTATCGGTACGGCCGGCTATGTGTCGGCGTTGCCGAAGTTGGGCATTCCGGCGCAGCAGCAGAACGATGCGGGCATCGGCGTACACAACTATCCGTTAGATGTCGGCCCGGGCAAGCAGCCGAACCATGTGCGCGGCGAAGCGGGCAATACCACGCCGTTGCCGTCGTTGATCGGCATCGCCGCCACCTGGAATCCGCAAATCGCGTACGCAGGCGGCCGCATGATCGGCGATGAGGCGTTTCGCCAAGGCATCAACATTCTGCTGGCCGGCGGCATCAACCTTACGCGCGAACCGCGTGACGGCCGCACGTTCGAATACCTCGGCGAAGATCCGCTGTTGGCCTCGCGCATCGACGGCGCGGAAATTCGCGGCATCCAATCGCAGCATGTGGTGTCGACGATCAAGCACTACGCGGTGAACGATCAGGAAACCAATCGCCTTACCGTCAGTTCCAACATCGACGAGCGCGCGATGCGCGAATCGGATCTGCTTGCGTTCGAAATGGCGATCGAAGACGGTCATCCCGGTTCGGTGATGTGCGGTTACAACAAGGTCAACGAAATTTGGAATTGCTCCAATCACCATTTACTGGTGGATATCCTTAAGGGCGATTGGAAATATCTCGGTTGGGTGATGACCGATTGGGGTGCCGATCACGGCCCGATGGACGCGATGGCCGGCACCGATCAGGTGTCGGGCATCGATCTGACGACAGGCCTCAGCATCGGCAGCATGTCGAGCAGTTTCGGCGCGCCGTTGACGCAGGCGATCGCCAAGGGCGACGTCACGCATGCGCGCGTGCACGACATGGTGCATCGCATTCTGCGTTCCATGTTTGCGGTGGGCTTGTTCGATCATCCACCGGTGATCAAGCCGCTCGATGTCGAAGGCGACGCGTTGGTGTCGCAGCATGCTGCGGAACAAGCCATCGTTTTGCTGAAAAACGAAAGCCGCGCGCTGCCGCTTAAACCCACGATCAAAACGGTCGCCATCATTGGCGGTCACGCCGACGCCGGCGTGCTTTCAGGCGGCGGTTCGGCCGAAGTGTGGCCGATTGGTGGCCCGGCCATTCCTGCGGTGAAAGGGCCGGATTGGCAGTGGAAAGTTTACGATCCTTCATCGCCGATGAAGGCGTTGCAGAAGCTGCTGCCGAATGCGAAAGTGATCTACGACGACGGTAGCGATCCAGCCAAGGCAGCAGCGTTGGCGAAGTCGTCGGATGCGGCCATCGTGTTCGCCACGCAGTGGACGTCCGAAGGCGTGGATGTGCCCAATCTTTCCTTGCCCGATAAACAGGATGCGTTGATCGACGCCGTGACGGTCGCCAATGCGCACACCGTGGTGGTGCTGGAAAACGGCGGTCCGGTCACCATGCCGTGGTTGTCGAAAGTGAGTGCGGTGGTGGAGGCCTGGTATCCGGGCGCACGCGGCGGCGACGCTATCGCCAACGTGCTTACGGGCAAGGTGAATCCGTCCGGTCGATTGCCCGTTACGTTCCCGAAAGACGAACAGCAACTACCGCGCCCGCAGATCACCAATGCGCAGGACGTCGATTACAACATCGATGGCGCCGCCGTTGGCTACAAGTGGTATGACAAGAAAGATCTAAAACCGTTGTTCCCGTTCGGCTTCGGTCTTTCATACAGCCACTTCGATTACAGCGATCTTCATATCAACACCGACGGCGAGCATGTCACGGTGAGTTTCAAAGTCAGCAACGCGGGCGATCGCGAAGGCATGGATACGCCGCAGGTTTACGTCGGTATGCCGGCTGATAGCGGTGAGGCGCCGCGTCGACTCGCGGGTTTCGAGAAGGTGTCGCTGCAACCTGGGCAAAGTCGCACAGTAAGCGTCACGATCGATCCGCGCTTGCTCGCCATCTTCGATGTGCCGGGACATCGTTGGCAGATCGCGGCGGGCGATTATCCGATCCAGGTCGGACATTCGTCGCGCGATTTTGTATTGAAAGGCGACGCGACCGTCGCGGCGGCAACCGTGGCTCCTTGA
- the ribBA gene encoding bifunctional 3,4-dihydroxy-2-butanone-4-phosphate synthase/GTP cyclohydrolase II has protein sequence MAFNTIPEILEDIRAGRMVVIVDDEDRENEGDLIMAAQMVRPEDINFMVREARGLVCLTLTEQRTRQLGLRPMVVDNTSPYQTNFTVSIEAAEGVTTGISAHDRARTIQVAVQPHAKPHDLSQPGHIFPLTAQPGGVLTRAGHTEAGCDLAALAGLEPSAVLIEVLHEDGSMARRPELEIFAKKHGLKIGSIADLIRYRLETEKTVQRVYEEDVQTEFGPFRLVAYRDAIRHGLHFALVRGAVDGADAVLCRVHMRNTLSDVLHLHRDDLGLTVTAALRRIADENRGVLLVLSGEDTPDALLRRLNRQPAVQAPNDQDQEWRQHGLGAQILTDLGVHRLRVLGTPRKMVGLAGFGLEVVEYAEH, from the coding sequence ATGGCATTCAATACCATTCCCGAAATCCTCGAAGACATCCGTGCCGGTCGCATGGTGGTGATCGTGGACGATGAAGATCGCGAGAACGAAGGCGATCTGATCATGGCCGCGCAAATGGTGCGGCCCGAGGACATCAACTTTATGGTGCGCGAGGCGCGCGGGCTGGTGTGCCTGACGCTCACCGAACAGCGCACGCGTCAGCTCGGGTTGCGTCCGATGGTGGTCGACAACACCTCTCCCTATCAAACCAATTTCACGGTCTCGATCGAAGCGGCGGAAGGCGTCACCACCGGCATTTCCGCGCACGATCGCGCACGTACCATCCAGGTGGCGGTGCAGCCGCATGCCAAGCCGCATGATCTCTCCCAGCCCGGTCACATCTTCCCGCTGACCGCGCAGCCGGGTGGCGTGCTGACGCGTGCGGGGCACACCGAAGCGGGTTGCGATCTGGCTGCTTTGGCAGGCTTGGAACCATCCGCGGTGTTGATCGAAGTGCTGCACGAAGACGGCTCCATGGCGCGTCGTCCGGAGCTTGAGATTTTTGCGAAGAAGCACGGATTGAAGATCGGCTCCATCGCCGACCTTATTCGCTATCGGTTGGAAACCGAGAAGACGGTGCAACGCGTTTATGAAGAAGACGTGCAGACCGAATTCGGTCCGTTCCGTCTGGTGGCGTATCGCGATGCGATTCGTCACGGACTTCATTTCGCCCTGGTGCGCGGCGCGGTCGACGGCGCCGACGCGGTGCTTTGCCGCGTGCATATGCGCAACACCTTGTCGGACGTTTTGCATTTGCATCGCGACGATCTGGGCTTGACCGTCACCGCTGCGCTGCGCCGCATCGCCGACGAAAATCGCGGTGTGCTGCTGGTGCTTTCCGGCGAAGACACACCGGATGCGCTGCTGCGTCGTCTCAATCGACAACCCGCCGTGCAAGCGCCTAACGACCAGGACCAGGAATGGCGCCAGCACGGCCTCGGTGCTCAAATCCTCACCGATCTGGGCGTGCATCGCCTGCGCGTGCTGGGTACGCCGCGCAAGATGGTGGGATTGGCGGGGTTCGGGTTGGAGGTTGTGGAATACGCGGAGCACTAA
- a CDS encoding riboflavin synthase — protein MFTGIIQSVGRIARLESRGGDVRLHVDTADLDLSDVQLGDSIAVSGVCLTAVTLESRGFAADVSNETLSLTTLGKHKAGDPVNLEKALRLADRLGGHLVSGHVDGVGKVISIAPDGRSQRWTFEVPAPLARYIASKGSICIDGTSLTVNEVNGHRFGVNLIPHTVEHTAFHARKSGDAVNIEVDVVARYVERLIGGGEASRIDEAFLKQHGFA, from the coding sequence ATGTTTACCGGCATCATTCAGAGCGTCGGCCGCATCGCGCGGCTGGAGTCGCGTGGCGGCGATGTGCGTTTGCATGTCGATACGGCCGATCTCGATCTTTCGGATGTGCAACTCGGCGACAGCATTGCCGTATCGGGCGTATGCCTCACGGCCGTTACGCTGGAGTCGCGCGGTTTCGCCGCCGATGTCTCCAACGAAACGCTGTCGCTCACTACGCTGGGCAAGCACAAAGCCGGCGATCCGGTGAATCTGGAAAAAGCGTTGCGGCTGGCGGACCGTTTGGGCGGCCATCTGGTTTCCGGTCATGTCGATGGCGTGGGCAAAGTGATTTCCATCGCGCCCGACGGTCGTTCGCAACGCTGGACGTTCGAAGTGCCGGCGCCGCTCGCGCGTTATATCGCGTCGAAAGGCTCCATCTGCATCGATGGCACCAGCCTCACCGTCAACGAAGTGAACGGTCATCGCTTTGGCGTGAACCTGATTCCCCACACGGTGGAACACACGGCCTTTCATGCGCGCAAGTCGGGCGACGCAGTGAATATCGAAGTGGACGTGGTAGCGCGCTATGTCGAGCGCTTGATCGGCGGCGGCGAAGCGTCGCGTATCGATGAAGCGTTTCTCAAGCAGCACGGGTTCGCGTGA
- the ribD gene encoding bifunctional diaminohydroxyphosphoribosylaminopyrimidine deaminase/5-amino-6-(5-phosphoribosylamino)uracil reductase RibD, with translation MTFSAIDAMHMAQALRLAERGLFTTQPNPRVGCVIAHGERVVGQGWHERAGEPHAEVHALREAGEQARGATAYVTLEPCAHHGRTPPCADALIAAGVARVVIAAEDPFPQVAGKGIEKLRAAGIAVESGLMRDTARDINIGFFSRIERHRPWVRVKLAMSLDGRTALANGESKWITGEAARADVQRWRARSSAILTGVGTVLADNPQLTARVDAPHTSPWRVILDRHLRTPTGSHVLDGQTSTLLLHSETASVVDDRFARVELIAMTEKGGALDLNAVLNLLAERGCNELHVEAGPTLCGALFAAGLADEVLLYVAPVMLGDAARPLMHLPSLTDMASRWRLEVIDQRQVGADWRIRLRSPA, from the coding sequence ATGACCTTCTCGGCCATCGATGCTATGCACATGGCGCAGGCCCTGCGCCTGGCCGAGCGTGGTCTGTTTACGACCCAGCCAAATCCCCGCGTGGGCTGCGTTATCGCTCATGGCGAACGGGTTGTGGGGCAGGGCTGGCACGAGCGCGCCGGCGAGCCGCACGCCGAGGTGCATGCGTTGCGTGAAGCGGGAGAGCAAGCGCGCGGCGCCACGGCGTATGTCACGCTGGAACCTTGCGCGCATCACGGTCGCACGCCACCGTGCGCGGATGCGCTGATCGCGGCGGGTGTCGCGCGCGTGGTCATTGCCGCCGAAGATCCGTTTCCTCAAGTTGCTGGAAAAGGCATCGAAAAACTGCGCGCCGCGGGCATCGCCGTGGAAAGCGGTTTGATGCGCGACACGGCGCGCGATATCAATATCGGATTTTTCAGCCGAATCGAGCGCCATCGCCCCTGGGTGCGCGTGAAATTGGCGATGAGCCTCGACGGTCGCACCGCCTTGGCGAATGGCGAATCGAAATGGATTACCGGTGAAGCAGCGCGCGCGGATGTGCAGCGCTGGCGCGCGCGCAGTTCGGCCATTCTTACCGGCGTGGGAACCGTACTTGCGGATAATCCGCAGCTCACCGCGCGGGTCGATGCGCCACACACATCGCCGTGGCGGGTGATTCTCGATCGCCATTTGCGCACACCGACGGGCAGCCATGTATTGGACGGCCAAACGTCCACGCTGCTGCTGCATAGTGAAACGGCGAGCGTCGTCGACGATCGATTCGCGCGCGTCGAACTGATTGCCATGACCGAAAAAGGCGGTGCGCTCGATCTGAATGCCGTGCTCAACCTGCTCGCAGAACGCGGCTGCAATGAACTCCACGTCGAAGCTGGCCCTACTTTATGCGGCGCCTTGTTCGCTGCCGGGCTCGCCGACGAAGTGCTTTTGTATGTCGCCCCCGTCATGCTGGGCGACGCGGCGCGTCCCCTGATGCATCTGCCGTCGCTCACGGATATGGCCTCGCGCTGGCGTTTGGAGGTCATCGACCAGCGCCAGGTCGGCGCGGACTGGCGAATTCGCCTGCGTTCGCCAGCGTGA
- the cysK gene encoding cysteine synthase A codes for MIYESILDTIGSTPIVRLHRVAPKHVTLYAKVEAFNPGGSVKDRLAIAVILDAEKKGLLKPGDTVVEATSGNTGVALAMVCAARGYQFVAVMTETFSIERRKLMRAYGAKVLLTPAAERGTGMVRRAEELSKKYGWFLPRQFQNPANPAYHRSTTAAEILRDFAGKRLDAFVTGWGTGGTLTGVGEMLKLARPDVKIVVSEPAGASLLSDQPWQPHKIQGWTPDFVPEVLNRKIFDIDLPVDDVLARDTSRRLAKDEGVFVGISAGATVAAALKFAETAEEGSVILAMLPDTGERYLSTFLFEGVAEGSDDEWLASLS; via the coding sequence ATGATCTACGAAAGCATCCTGGACACCATCGGCAGTACCCCGATCGTTCGCCTGCATCGCGTCGCACCCAAGCACGTCACGCTGTACGCGAAGGTGGAGGCATTCAATCCCGGCGGTTCGGTGAAAGATCGCCTCGCTATCGCGGTGATTCTCGACGCGGAAAAGAAAGGCCTGCTCAAACCCGGTGATACCGTCGTGGAGGCGACATCCGGCAACACGGGCGTCGCGTTGGCGATGGTGTGCGCCGCGCGCGGCTATCAATTCGTCGCGGTCATGACTGAAACGTTTTCGATCGAACGACGCAAGCTGATGCGCGCATACGGCGCCAAAGTGCTTCTTACGCCGGCGGCCGAGCGTGGTACCGGCATGGTGCGCCGTGCCGAGGAGCTGTCGAAGAAATATGGTTGGTTTTTGCCGCGGCAATTCCAGAATCCGGCAAACCCGGCGTATCACCGCAGCACCACCGCCGCGGAAATTCTGCGCGATTTCGCCGGCAAACGACTGGACGCGTTCGTCACGGGCTGGGGGACGGGCGGCACGCTCACCGGCGTTGGCGAAATGCTGAAGCTCGCACGTCCCGACGTAAAAATCGTGGTGTCCGAACCGGCTGGCGCATCGTTGCTTTCGGATCAGCCATGGCAACCGCACAAAATTCAAGGTTGGACGCCGGACTTTGTGCCCGAAGTGCTCAACCGCAAAATATTCGATATCGACCTGCCGGTCGACGATGTGCTCGCTCGCGATACATCGCGTCGTCTTGCCAAGGACGAAGGCGTTTTTGTTGGTATTTCGGCTGGGGCGACCGTGGCTGCGGCGCTCAAGTTTGCGGAGACCGCCGAAGAAGGTAGCGTGATTTTGGCGATGTTGCCGGATACAGGCGAGCGTTATTTGTCCACGTTCTTGTTTGAAGGCGTGGCCGAAGGTTCCGACGACGAGTGGTTGGCGAGTCTCAGCTAA